In Desulfosalsimonas propionicica, the following are encoded in one genomic region:
- a CDS encoding acyl-CoA dehydrogenase family protein, which translates to MLLNPKTEKFDHLDPRSRELMQKTIAYFESRGKAQLKEDAHERRWYADFLKFLAENEVFATLLTPQEHVVDGDADKRWDTYRNCDFNEILAFYNLSHWYAWQVTILGLGPIFMGKNDAIKKKTAQLLKDGGIFAFGLSEKEHGADLYSSDMSLTPLGDNKYVADGGKYYIGNANEAALVSTFGKDSDTDEYVFFVADPGHENYDLVQNVVNWEGYVAEYQLNGYPVTDDEILSYGREAWDSALNTVNVGKFNLGWGAIGIATHCFYEAINHAASRNLYGQYVTDFPHIKQLFVDAYARLAAMKLFSQRATDYMRSASAEDRRYLLYNPITKMKVPTQGEEVINELWDVIAARGFEKDVYFEMAAKDIRSLPKLEGTVHVNMALVIKFMANYFFNPGEFPEIPKRDDPADDTFLFHQGPTRGLGKIQFHDFNLAYNSVDMPNINIFKEQIGVFQQFLVNAPPDAQQAKNIDFLLAVGEIFTLVAYGQLIIEKYQIEKFEDDLLEQIFDFMVRDFSRYALQLYSKADTTENQMQWCTKMIRKPVDDHERFLRFWENHVHALKDTYEMNP; encoded by the coding sequence ATGCTGCTGAATCCGAAAACAGAAAAATTTGATCATCTGGACCCCCGGTCCAGGGAGTTGATGCAAAAAACCATCGCGTATTTCGAGTCCCGGGGAAAGGCCCAGCTCAAGGAAGATGCCCATGAGCGGCGCTGGTATGCGGATTTTTTAAAGTTTCTGGCTGAAAACGAGGTCTTTGCCACTTTGCTGACCCCGCAGGAGCACGTGGTGGACGGGGATGCGGACAAGCGCTGGGACACTTATCGCAACTGCGATTTCAACGAGATACTGGCCTTTTACAACCTGTCGCACTGGTATGCCTGGCAGGTCACCATCCTTGGGCTGGGACCGATTTTCATGGGCAAAAATGATGCAATCAAGAAAAAAACCGCTCAATTGCTCAAAGACGGCGGCATTTTTGCCTTTGGCCTTTCGGAAAAAGAACACGGCGCGGATCTCTATTCATCGGACATGAGCTTAACCCCCCTGGGAGATAACAAATACGTTGCAGACGGGGGCAAGTACTACATCGGAAACGCCAATGAGGCCGCTCTGGTCTCCACGTTTGGCAAGGATTCAGACACGGACGAATACGTCTTTTTTGTGGCTGATCCCGGGCATGAAAACTATGATCTGGTTCAGAACGTGGTCAACTGGGAGGGTTATGTGGCCGAATATCAGTTAAACGGTTATCCGGTCACAGACGATGAAATTCTGTCCTACGGCCGGGAGGCCTGGGATTCGGCACTCAATACGGTCAACGTGGGCAAGTTCAACCTCGGCTGGGGGGCCATCGGCATTGCCACCCATTGTTTTTACGAGGCCATCAACCACGCGGCCAGCCGAAATCTTTACGGCCAATATGTCACGGATTTTCCTCACATCAAGCAGCTTTTTGTGGATGCCTACGCGCGCCTGGCGGCCATGAAGCTGTTTTCCCAGCGGGCCACGGACTACATGCGCTCGGCATCCGCAGAAGACCGCAGGTATCTGCTCTACAATCCCATTACCAAGATGAAGGTGCCCACCCAGGGTGAAGAGGTCATCAACGAGCTGTGGGATGTGATTGCCGCCCGCGGGTTTGAAAAGGATGTTTATTTTGAAATGGCAGCCAAAGACATTCGCTCCCTGCCCAAACTGGAAGGCACCGTGCATGTGAACATGGCCCTGGTCATCAAATTCATGGCCAATTATTTCTTTAATCCGGGCGAGTTTCCGGAAATTCCCAAAAGAGATGATCCGGCAGACGACACTTTTCTGTTCCACCAGGGCCCCACCCGGGGGCTGGGAAAGATCCAGTTCCATGATTTCAACCTGGCCTACAACAGCGTGGACATGCCCAATATCAACATCTTCAAGGAACAGATCGGCGTGTTTCAGCAGTTTCTGGTCAACGCGCCCCCGGATGCACAGCAGGCCAAAAACATTGATTTTCTTTTGGCCGTGGGCGAGATTTTTACCCTGGTGGCCTATGGCCAGCTCATTATTGAAAAATATCAGATTGAAAAATTTGAAGATGATCTGCTGGAACAGATTTTTGATTTCATGGTGCGCGATTTTTCCAGATATGCCCTGCAGCTTTACTCCAAGGCCGATACCACGGAAAACCAGATGCAGTGGTGCACAAAAATGATCCGAAAGCCCGTGGATGACCATGAGCGCTTCCTGCGGTTCTGGGAAAATCATGTTCATGCATTAAAAGACACCTATGAAATGAACCCCTAG
- a CDS encoding ABC transporter substrate-binding protein, translating into MHTKNAGILIVLVCLVLSFLIVFFHLTAPQNQDAPLTTPRLVLAHDKGNMPWFHQSFSRHGKKAESEIGTGFIPAASPSTDLYMSQMKARLPTPRAPALFTWWSAWRVKELVEKGLVNDLTHIWDRYADEYPREIRDAYTIDGKVYGFPYSVEYWPIWYNKPLFEKLGIKEPETWGEFMAACRKLKAASVPPVATTLQMKWYACIWFAALVMGEDPLLYEQLCNGEVRYTDVRVKKAVTIWTDMIGKGYFTDPSLNLFTNGGHLWSNEDFGMVLCGSWYYSTILRRQGVKKADIGVFILPPHNPAAQKSIMLESGPVLTAANSPHRNQAEALSDWWMSEAGSRHFANIFRSYSANRKIGAGHLQPVRQKLLSAIEKQDCRIVNRYWEATPAPIVDAALENFTRLILNPGEKDAVLAEMDNTAEACWAQIRRIDEK; encoded by the coding sequence ATGCACACCAAAAACGCAGGAATTCTCATTGTCCTTGTCTGCCTTGTCCTTTCTTTCCTGATTGTCTTTTTTCATCTTACCGCACCTCAAAACCAGGATGCGCCACTGACCACCCCCCGGCTTGTTCTGGCCCACGACAAGGGCAATATGCCATGGTTTCACCAAAGCTTTTCCCGCCATGGCAAAAAGGCGGAGTCAGAAATCGGCACTGGCTTTATCCCGGCGGCATCCCCGAGCACTGACCTTTATATGAGTCAGATGAAAGCCCGGCTGCCCACCCCCCGGGCCCCTGCACTATTTACCTGGTGGTCGGCATGGCGGGTAAAAGAACTTGTGGAAAAAGGCCTGGTCAATGACCTGACCCATATCTGGGACCGGTATGCGGATGAATATCCCAGGGAAATCCGGGATGCCTATACCATTGATGGGAAAGTTTACGGATTCCCCTACAGCGTTGAATACTGGCCCATATGGTACAACAAGCCCTTGTTTGAAAAACTGGGTATCAAGGAACCGGAAACATGGGGGGAATTCATGGCGGCCTGCCGTAAATTAAAGGCCGCTTCCGTGCCGCCGGTTGCCACCACACTGCAGATGAAATGGTATGCCTGCATCTGGTTTGCAGCCCTGGTCATGGGTGAAGACCCCCTGCTCTACGAGCAGTTGTGCAATGGCGAGGTCAGGTACACGGATGTGCGGGTAAAAAAGGCCGTGACGATCTGGACGGACATGATCGGGAAAGGCTATTTTACCGACCCGTCCCTGAACCTGTTTACCAACGGCGGCCATCTGTGGAGCAATGAGGATTTTGGCATGGTGCTGTGCGGTTCCTGGTATTATTCTACAATACTGCGCCGGCAGGGAGTAAAAAAGGCCGATATCGGCGTCTTTATCCTGCCGCCGCACAATCCTGCGGCTCAAAAAAGCATCATGCTGGAATCCGGGCCGGTGCTGACGGCCGCAAACTCGCCCCACCGAAATCAGGCCGAAGCCCTTTCCGACTGGTGGATGAGCGAGGCCGGAAGCCGCCATTTTGCAAACATCTTCCGATCCTATTCCGCAAACCGGAAAATTGGGGCCGGCCATCTGCAGCCGGTCCGGCAAAAACTGCTGTCTGCCATTGAAAAACAGGACTGCCGGATTGTCAACCGCTATTGGGAGGCCACGCCGGCGCCCATTGTGGATGCCGCCCTGGAAAACTTTACCCGGCTTATCCTGAATCCGGGTGAAAAAGACGCGGTGCTGGCCGAAATGGACAACACGGCTGAAGCCTGCTGGGCGCAGATACGCCGAATCGATGAGAAATAA
- a CDS encoding methyl-accepting chemotaxis protein, with product MFKQMKLGTKLIAGFCIVAVVALFLGGIGYYGAVQNDRAMDEVGAVRLPSIQSVLEMKESMQAIILNLRTLLNPDLEKAVRKQQYEQINELRGKYKAAFDIYEPLPQTAEESRQWDQFMEIIPKWAAVNDEIFELHQQIDSLDILNPEKLLVQLQKFRGDHYALEVKVANMLLTGNTFSGGDDGTKCPCGQWLAGFSTQNSELQRIAKAIDRPHRQFHAAVGDIRRAVKNEDQQEAIRIFTGQMQDASIEMFDSFDELIAEAQKAAQLRTEIAEKTMGEGLEYMEAGFGRLNKVIAINEEIAEKEVSGAISQSGALKTLNLFAMIAGVILALGLGLLLTRSISAPIRRIVDGLSTGAGQVSSASSQVASSSQSQAEGASEQASSLEQTSSSLEEMAAQTKQNADNADQADNAVRETAQVVDKGVASMEKMNDAINEIKESASETSKIIKTIDDIAFQTNLLALNAAVEAARAGEAGKGFAVVAEEVRNLAQRSAEAAQNTSELIEKSQKNADNGVNVADEVAGQLNSIKQSAEKMGSLIGEIAAASKEQAQGIDQVNTGVSEMDRVVQQNAADAEESASASEELSSQASEMEKMVAELEAMVGASGKAISAVRGGSSSKQVQPQEKFRSTTRKISNGAGKKQAGAQRSDSRKADQVIPLDDDEFKDF from the coding sequence ATGTTTAAGCAAATGAAGCTGGGTACGAAATTGATTGCGGGGTTTTGTATTGTCGCCGTTGTTGCCCTGTTTTTGGGAGGCATTGGGTATTACGGGGCTGTACAAAATGACCGCGCCATGGATGAGGTGGGCGCGGTGCGCCTGCCGAGTATCCAGAGTGTACTGGAAATGAAGGAATCCATGCAGGCCATTATTTTAAATCTGCGCACCCTGCTCAACCCCGATCTTGAAAAGGCGGTGCGCAAGCAGCAGTACGAGCAGATCAATGAACTGCGGGGAAAATACAAGGCCGCTTTTGATATCTACGAACCCCTGCCCCAGACAGCCGAGGAATCCCGCCAGTGGGACCAGTTCATGGAGATCATTCCCAAGTGGGCGGCTGTCAATGACGAAATTTTTGAGCTGCACCAGCAAATCGATTCCCTGGATATTTTAAACCCCGAAAAATTGCTGGTGCAGCTGCAGAAATTCCGGGGCGATCATTATGCCCTGGAGGTCAAGGTGGCCAACATGCTTTTGACCGGGAACACCTTTTCCGGTGGCGATGACGGAACCAAGTGCCCGTGCGGGCAATGGCTGGCCGGGTTTTCCACCCAAAATTCCGAGCTGCAGAGGATTGCAAAGGCCATTGATCGTCCCCACCGGCAATTTCACGCGGCAGTGGGCGATATCCGCCGGGCTGTGAAAAATGAGGACCAGCAGGAGGCCATCCGGATTTTTACAGGTCAAATGCAGGATGCATCAATTGAGATGTTTGATTCTTTTGACGAGTTGATTGCCGAAGCACAGAAGGCGGCGCAGCTACGTACAGAGATCGCTGAAAAAACCATGGGCGAGGGCCTGGAATATATGGAGGCCGGATTCGGCCGCCTGAACAAGGTTATTGCCATTAATGAAGAGATTGCAGAGAAAGAAGTCTCCGGCGCCATTTCCCAGTCGGGAGCCTTGAAAACGCTGAATCTGTTTGCCATGATAGCAGGCGTTATCCTGGCCCTGGGCCTGGGCCTTCTGCTGACCCGATCGATTTCCGCCCCCATCCGAAGAATTGTTGACGGGCTGAGTACCGGGGCAGGGCAGGTGTCATCGGCTTCCAGCCAGGTGGCATCATCGAGCCAGTCTCAGGCCGAAGGTGCAAGCGAGCAGGCTTCGAGCCTGGAGCAGACCTCGTCTTCTCTGGAAGAAATGGCGGCCCAGACAAAGCAAAACGCTGATAACGCTGACCAGGCAGATAATGCCGTTAGGGAAACCGCACAGGTTGTGGACAAGGGCGTGGCATCCATGGAGAAAATGAATGATGCCATCAATGAAATCAAGGAATCGGCCAGCGAAACCTCCAAGATTATCAAAACGATCGATGATATCGCCTTTCAGACAAATCTGCTGGCCTTAAATGCTGCAGTGGAAGCCGCCCGGGCCGGTGAGGCCGGCAAGGGGTTTGCGGTGGTGGCCGAAGAGGTCAGAAATCTTGCCCAGCGCAGCGCAGAGGCCGCTCAGAACACCTCGGAGCTGATTGAAAAATCCCAGAAAAATGCAGATAACGGCGTCAATGTGGCCGATGAAGTGGCCGGTCAACTCAATTCCATCAAGCAAAGCGCGGAAAAAATGGGAAGTCTGATTGGTGAAATTGCCGCAGCCTCCAAAGAGCAGGCCCAGGGGATCGATCAGGTGAATACCGGGGTTTCGGAAATGGATCGGGTGGTGCAGCAAAACGCCGCCGACGCCGAGGAGTCGGCCAGCGCCTCGGAAGAGTTGTCCTCGCAAGCCTCGGAAATGGAAAAAATGGTGGCAGAGCTTGAAGCCATGGTGGGCGCAAGCGGAAAAGCGATTTCAGCTGTCCGGGGCGGCTCCTCATCCAAACAGGTGCAGCCCCAGGAAAAATTCCGGTCTACGACGAGAAAGATTTCCAATGGCGCCGGCAAAAAGCAGGCCGGCGCGCAACGCAGCGATAGCCGGAAAGCCGACCAGGTCATTCCGCTGGATGATGATGAGTTCAAGGATTTCTAA
- a CDS encoding response regulator, protein MNAEKSDIVVVDDNLDNLRILSDMLRNHGYTPRPAASGTLALDAVKASPPVLILLDIMMPETDGFEVCRQLKSGNETRDIPVIFITALDQLENKVRAFAAGGVDYITKPFQEAEVMARINTHVGLVRAKKHLRETEARMQKLRKYESLVRMAGAVAHRFNNDLQAVLGNLEMAVTDCAAEGSAPQTLTAAMRSAEKAAGIARLMVTYTGKIRGDKESMDLGNWCQDNLAELNALMGSHQALDCRWRHPAPVISADAGQIRQMVTALLQNACEATDKNTTTTIELFFDTVSPDAILQQNRFPVDWVAENRKYACIRVKDAGCGIAETDTEKIFDPFFTTHFTGRGLGLSLVLGIAMAHRGSVAVESRPGAGSTFQVYLPAARDPKA, encoded by the coding sequence ATGAATGCTGAAAAGTCCGACATTGTAGTGGTGGACGACAACCTGGACAACTTGCGCATTCTTTCCGACATGCTGCGCAATCACGGCTATACCCCCAGACCCGCAGCCAGCGGAACCCTGGCCCTTGACGCTGTGAAGGCCAGCCCGCCGGTATTGATCCTGCTCGACATCATGATGCCGGAGACAGACGGTTTTGAGGTATGCCGCCAGCTTAAATCCGGAAATGAGACCCGGGATATTCCCGTGATTTTCATCACCGCCCTGGACCAGCTGGAAAACAAAGTCAGGGCATTTGCTGCCGGGGGAGTGGATTATATCACCAAACCATTCCAGGAAGCCGAGGTTATGGCCCGTATTAACACCCACGTGGGGCTTGTGCGGGCAAAGAAACATCTGCGGGAAACCGAAGCCCGCATGCAAAAACTCCGGAAATATGAAAGCCTGGTGCGCATGGCCGGGGCCGTGGCCCACAGGTTCAACAATGATCTGCAGGCAGTGCTCGGCAACCTGGAAATGGCCGTCACCGACTGCGCCGCTGAAGGCAGTGCCCCCCAAACCCTTACTGCGGCCATGCGTTCGGCTGAAAAAGCCGCCGGGATAGCCAGACTTATGGTGACCTATACCGGAAAAATCAGGGGCGATAAGGAATCAATGGATCTGGGAAACTGGTGTCAGGACAATCTGGCAGAACTAAATGCCCTTATGGGCAGCCACCAGGCGCTGGACTGCCGATGGCGCCATCCGGCTCCTGTGATTTCCGCGGATGCCGGCCAGATCCGGCAAATGGTGACCGCCCTTTTACAAAACGCCTGCGAGGCAACCGACAAAAACACAACAACAACAATAGAACTTTTCTTCGATACAGTATCACCTGATGCCATTTTGCAGCAAAATCGTTTCCCGGTGGACTGGGTGGCCGAAAACCGAAAATATGCCTGCATCCGGGTAAAGGATGCAGGCTGCGGCATTGCCGAAACCGACACGGAAAAGATCTTTGATCCGTTTTTTACCACCCATTTCACCGGCCGGGGCCTGGGCCTTTCCCTGGTTCTGGGCATTGCCATGGCCCATCGCGGCAGTGTTGCCGTTGAAAGCCGCCCGGGTGCGGGCAGCACCTTTCAGGTGTACCTGCCCGCCGCCCGGGATCCAAAAGCTTAG
- a CDS encoding DUF1566 domain-containing protein yields the protein MNQRFCVDNNQVVDGTTGLVWSRDAAPSEFPLTWQESFAFLEELNTRGFEGHQDWRLPNRRELFSLIRHDRINPALPADHPFENVFPGYYWTATTCARLPDQAWYIHLGGAKVYRGMKYASYMVWPVRTHDASLPSVLRTGQRQCFDETGRVIQFGNTIQAMSVCSGRPWPEPRFKADKHIVTDLATGLNWMRQADAGRKMVSWQTAAELIAQMNQEGAMGYSDWRLPEIGELESLVDMGTHSPALAGRELFFRVRDFYWSATTSLYETRYAWALYLKDGAVGVGFKENPEFFTWPVRGGKAFQALGRRKKQAGSTYSASSD from the coding sequence TTGAATCAGCGTTTTTGCGTAGACAACAACCAGGTAGTGGATGGGACCACCGGCCTGGTGTGGAGCCGGGATGCGGCACCATCGGAATTTCCCCTGACCTGGCAGGAATCCTTTGCGTTTTTGGAAGAACTCAATACCCGGGGTTTTGAAGGCCATCAGGACTGGCGGCTGCCCAACAGAAGGGAGCTGTTTTCCTTAATCCGTCACGACCGCATCAACCCCGCCCTGCCTGCGGATCACCCTTTTGAAAACGTGTTTCCCGGCTATTACTGGACCGCCACCACCTGCGCCCGCCTGCCGGACCAGGCCTGGTACATCCACCTGGGCGGGGCCAAGGTGTACCGAGGCATGAAATACGCATCCTACATGGTCTGGCCCGTGCGAACACATGACGCATCTTTGCCCTCGGTTCTCCGGACCGGCCAGAGACAATGCTTTGATGAAACCGGCCGGGTTATCCAATTTGGCAACACGATCCAGGCCATGTCCGTCTGCTCCGGAAGACCCTGGCCTGAGCCGCGTTTTAAAGCAGACAAGCACATTGTCACCGACCTGGCCACCGGCCTGAACTGGATGCGCCAGGCCGATGCCGGCCGCAAAATGGTTTCCTGGCAGACAGCCGCTGAGTTGATCGCACAAATGAACCAGGAGGGTGCCATGGGGTATTCAGACTGGCGGCTTCCGGAAATAGGCGAACTTGAAAGCCTGGTGGACATGGGGACGCACAGCCCGGCCCTTGCAGGCAGGGAACTGTTTTTCCGTGTCCGGGATTTTTACTGGTCTGCCACCACGAGCCTTTATGAGACGCGCTATGCCTGGGCCCTGTATCTCAAAGACGGGGCAGTAGGGGTGGGGTTTAAGGAAAATCCCGAATTTTTTACCTGGCCGGTGCGGGGCGGAAAAGCATTTCAAGCATTAGGCCGGCGGAAAAAACAGGCGGGCAGCACTTATTCCGCTTCATCGGATTGA
- a CDS encoding response regulator, with the protein MSNILIIEPDPLRAETVAVHIHAHLEVSSRIAESVESAQKNASDRCRPPVAVILSHWASPEDYAPLAGIPTIVVTDGVPVSAKQIAAFPNVIDYVPDTGGYHLDYILQLIRRVLWAGNFKILLADPEKVNRILMRRLLSQKGHFVTEARNEKEVRRDLQQYPDIRMLIIDGQMCADQNFSLIRTIRNDFKKDRLSVLTLCERNTEYQRLMLLRHGASDCIEKPIRIEEFQVRFMLNLELMETFIELTRSARGAKK; encoded by the coding sequence GTGTCAAATATCCTGATCATCGAGCCGGACCCGCTTCGGGCAGAAACTGTGGCCGTCCATATCCATGCCCATCTGGAGGTTTCATCCCGAATCGCAGAAAGCGTAGAATCGGCGCAAAAAAATGCCTCAGACCGCTGCCGGCCGCCGGTTGCCGTCATTCTCAGCCATTGGGCCAGCCCGGAGGATTATGCCCCCCTGGCCGGCATTCCAACCATTGTGGTCACAGATGGGGTGCCGGTTTCAGCAAAACAAATTGCCGCTTTTCCCAATGTGATCGATTATGTGCCGGATACCGGCGGATATCACCTCGATTATATTCTGCAATTGATCAGGCGGGTTTTGTGGGCCGGAAATTTCAAAATTCTTCTTGCAGACCCGGAAAAGGTCAACCGGATTTTGATGCGCCGACTCCTGTCCCAAAAGGGCCACTTTGTTACCGAAGCCCGCAATGAAAAAGAGGTTCGCCGGGACCTGCAGCAGTATCCGGATATCCGGATGCTCATTATTGACGGGCAGATGTGCGCGGATCAAAATTTTTCTTTGATCAGGACCATTCGCAATGATTTTAAAAAAGACCGCCTGTCGGTTCTGACCCTTTGTGAGCGCAACACCGAATATCAGCGGCTCATGCTGCTTCGCCACGGGGCCAGCGACTGTATTGAAAAACCCATTCGCATAGAGGAATTCCAGGTCCGGTTTATGCTCAACCTGGAACTCATGGAAACTTTTATCGAACTGACCCGGTCTGCCAGGGGAGCAAAAAAGTAA
- a CDS encoding sensor histidine kinase, with the protein MKLKTRLLIVIFVVISGLIGVSALSGWLLYKVHELKTAETLCGKTMDGVARLKRLTDKLLITETLDNAHSRWQTAYKSLIRQIQALNLSPEVQNLLKTKSQKGMIISMNAFWQTTTRRLDRVNHNMAGLFQNPFPSRDGLIYQYFDTRDYKILRIKNQVDEASLYLGSEFESRLSELIEMVDREIDRQLTLTARNIILLTLLISVAVCLILTVFLSRLHFHLQTWHKAMQTLGSGGFPEKLPLTGDLELNRIAGAINQSSEDLAAIREELQKRISELHRAKEEAESANRAKGLFLAKMTHELKTPLNAIMGFSRLAAQSVQADVVQQKQLASINRNARHLLALIDEVLAMAKIEAGKEQLNEQIFDLHELMAEIEQMFLPRARAKGLAMIVQGTSRAPRQIRADRVKLSQILINLIQNAINFTSTGNIDVQVLCPGPETEDPAGPRMVAFSVTDTGCGIDAAALECIFKPFFQAETRHRTSQGTGLGLAITQNYISMMNGTLKVNSTPEKGTCFRCAVPLTGVAQADRPDSETGKKSRPPGLSTQGDLFVDPACQPEWGQKHEKPDSLALSMDEDEIASRLVCVPAHVVEEMEKAALCAEIDRLMTLINTVRDHDAKLAVVFSQLADTFDYDSLLHLLRCSSHPTSYCLANSHEC; encoded by the coding sequence ATGAAGCTCAAAACCCGCCTGCTCATTGTCATTTTCGTGGTCATCTCCGGTCTCATCGGGGTTTCCGCGCTGTCAGGCTGGCTTCTGTACAAGGTCCATGAATTGAAAACCGCTGAGACCCTTTGCGGCAAAACCATGGATGGAGTGGCCAGGCTCAAACGCCTTACCGATAAACTGCTGATCACCGAAACCCTGGACAATGCCCATTCCCGGTGGCAAACAGCTTACAAATCCCTTATAAGGCAAATACAGGCGCTGAATTTGTCACCGGAAGTGCAAAACCTTCTGAAAACGAAATCCCAGAAGGGCATGATCATTTCCATGAACGCATTCTGGCAAACCACAACCCGACGCCTGGACAGGGTGAATCACAACATGGCCGGTCTTTTCCAAAACCCGTTTCCATCCAGGGACGGACTGATCTACCAGTATTTTGACACCAGAGATTACAAGATCCTGCGGATCAAAAACCAGGTGGATGAAGCCTCCCTGTATCTGGGTTCGGAGTTTGAATCCCGTCTTTCCGAACTGATTGAAATGGTGGACAGGGAAATTGACAGGCAGTTAACACTTACGGCCAGAAACATCATCTTGCTCACCCTGCTGATTTCCGTGGCCGTGTGCCTGATTTTAACCGTATTTTTATCCAGGCTCCATTTTCACCTTCAGACCTGGCACAAAGCAATGCAGACCCTTGGCAGCGGCGGCTTTCCAGAAAAACTGCCCCTCACCGGTGATCTCGAGCTCAATCGGATTGCCGGAGCCATCAATCAAAGCTCAGAGGATCTGGCCGCCATCCGTGAAGAACTGCAAAAACGCATTTCCGAACTCCACCGGGCCAAGGAAGAGGCAGAATCGGCCAACCGGGCCAAGGGCCTGTTTCTGGCGAAAATGACCCACGAACTAAAAACCCCACTGAACGCAATCATGGGATTTTCCCGCCTGGCGGCCCAAAGCGTTCAGGCAGATGTGGTACAGCAAAAACAGTTAGCCAGCATAAACCGTAATGCCAGGCACCTGCTGGCACTGATCGATGAAGTGCTGGCAATGGCCAAAATCGAGGCCGGCAAAGAACAGCTCAATGAACAAATCTTTGATCTGCACGAGCTCATGGCTGAAATAGAACAAATGTTTCTGCCCCGTGCCAGAGCAAAGGGCCTTGCAATGATTGTCCAGGGCACGTCCCGGGCTCCCCGTCAGATCCGGGCAGACCGGGTCAAACTCTCCCAGATCCTCATCAACCTGATCCAGAATGCCATCAACTTTACCAGCACCGGCAATATTGATGTTCAAGTGCTTTGCCCCGGGCCTGAGACAGAAGATCCCGCCGGGCCCCGGATGGTTGCTTTTTCGGTTACAGACACGGGCTGCGGCATCGACGCAGCAGCCCTGGAATGCATATTCAAACCCTTTTTCCAGGCCGAAACCCGGCACCGCACAAGCCAGGGAACCGGCCTTGGCCTGGCCATCACCCAGAACTATATTTCCATGATGAATGGAACTCTCAAGGTGAACAGCACACCGGAAAAAGGTACCTGTTTCCGGTGTGCTGTCCCCCTGACCGGGGTGGCCCAGGCCGACCGGCCGGATTCAGAAACCGGCAAAAAAAGCCGTCCTCCCGGGCTTTCTACCCAGGGGGATCTGTTTGTTGACCCGGCCTGCCAGCCCGAGTGGGGGCAAAAACATGAAAAACCCGATTCATTGGCCCTGAGCATGGATGAAGACGAAATTGCATCCCGGCTGGTATGCGTGCCGGCCCATGTTGTCGAGGAAATGGAAAAAGCGGCCCTCTGTGCTGAAATCGACCGGCTGATGACACTTATCAACACGGTCAGGGACCATGACGCAAAACTCGCCGTTGTTTTTTCCCAACTGGCAGACACGTTTGACTATGACAGCCTGCTGCATCTGCTGCGGTGCAGCTCTCATCCAACCTCTTATTGCCTTGCAAACTCCCATGAATGCTGA